In Drosophila bipectinata strain 14024-0381.07 chromosome 2R, DbipHiC1v2, whole genome shotgun sequence, one genomic interval encodes:
- the LOC108131561 gene encoding transmembrane protein 14 homolog, translated as MSVDWFGYVYAATVAAGGIMGYAKAGSIPSLAAGLSFGALLGYGAHLNSQEQPRPLLQLGTSLFLAGLMGARWNRSGKLMPAGVVCMLSIAALVKNVMTYNRHLPLPTNTKGS; from the exons ATGTCGGTGGATTGGTTTGGATATGTTTACGCCGCTACGGTGGCTGCCGGCGGTATTATGGGCTACGCCAAAGCAG GCTCAATTCCGTCGTTGGCTGCTGGCTTGTCTTTTGGAGCCCTGCTGGGCTATGGAGCACATCTGAACTCCCAGGAACAACCACGACCATTGCTTCAACTCGGAACATCCCTGTTCTTGGCCGGACTGATGGGTGCCCGTTGGAATCGCTCTGGAAAGCTAATGCCCGCCGGCGTGGTCTGCATGCTCTCTATTGCAGCTCTTGTCAAGAACGTGATGACCTACAATCGCCACTTGCCGCTGCCCACAAACACAAAGGGTTCATAA